AGCCGAGGACGGCCGCGGCACGGACCGGAAGCCGGAGCTGCGGCGCCGGGGTCGACGGGAGCGGGGCCGGGACGGAGAGCGTCCCGGGAAGGACGAGGTTCTGCGGCAGGACCGCACCGCGGGACGCCGCCGCGCCGACGACGACGCCGGGGACGGAGGCGGAGACCGGGACGGGCTGGACGACGACCTGGGCGAACGCGGCGTAGGGCGAGAGCCCCGGAGAGAGGGCGAGCAGGACGGCGGAGAGGAGCGTGGCGAAGAAGCGTTTCATCCAGACGGGTCCGGGAATCCCGACGGGGATTCCCGGATAGTCTAGATGACGGAGCGAGGATTCCCGAGGGCCCTATGGGGAAGGCGACGGGCCCGAAGGGCCTCCGCCGCTCTAGGTCTTGCCGGTCCTATCCGGCGGTGCGGGAAGCCCGCAGGGGAACCCCGCTTAGAAGACCCGGCACCAGAGGGCCTTCAGGTACTCCCCCTCCGGATGGTCGGCCGCGAACGGATGGTCGGGGCCGACCCCGCTCTTGCGGAAGATCTGCACGCGGCGCCCGGCCGAGCCCGCGGCGGTGCGCACGAACTGCTGGAACTCCTCCCAGTGGACCATGCCGCTGCAGGAGCAGGTGAGGAGGATGCCTCCGGGCTCGACGACGCTGAAGGCGAGGCGGTTGAGGTCGATGTACTTGTGGCGGCCCTCGCCGTAGGCCTCCTTCGAGGCGATGAGCTTGTAGGGGTCGAGGACGACGAGGCCGAAGCGGTCGCCGTTGGTCGCCATCTGCCGCAGATAGGTGAAGGCGTCGGCGCAGACCGTGCGCAGCTTGTGGAGCTGGTTGATGTTCGCGTTGCGCCGGGCGAGCGCGGAGGCCTCCTCGTCGAGCTCGACGCAGGTGACCTCGGCGGCCCGGGCCCGCGCCATGTACAGGCCGAAGCCGCCCGTGTAGCTGCAGACGTCGAGCGCGCGCCGGTCCTTCGCGAAGGCGGCGGCGGCGAGCCGGTTCTCGCGCTGGTCGCAGAAGAAGCCCGTCTTGTAGCCGCCCGAAGGGGTGACCTCGAAGACGAGCCCGTTCTCGTGCACGCGGGTCTTCGCGCCCTCGGGCGTCGGGAGTTTGAAGCCCTCCATCGTCTGGGTGTGCTGGCTGGCGCGGCGCACGAAGTGCGCGCCCGGATAGTGCTCCAGGAGGGCGCGCTCGAGGACCTCCGCCTGGCGGAACATCCCGAGCGAGTAGAACTCGAGCACGATCCAGTCGTTGTAGCGGTCGACGACGAGCCCCGGCAGGCCGTCGCCGAGGTCGTGGACGAGCCGATAGGCGTCGGTGGACGCGTCGAGCCCGAGGGTCTCGCGGCGGAAGGCGACCGCCCGGCGGATGCGCTCGCCGAAGTAGGCCGCGGGGTCGAAGGCGACCACGCCGCGCTCGAGCAGGCGCAGGGCGATGAGGCTCTTCGGGTTGTAGATCGCGACGCCGTAGGGGGCGTTGGACTTGTCGAAGACCGCCACGATGTCGCCGGCGCGCGCCTTGGGGTCCGCGTCGTCGATCATGCGCTTGAAGAGCTGCGCGCCGGAAGCGGCCGAGCGCAGGCGCACCCAGGGGAGGGCGCCCTCGTAGACGGGCGGCGGGCGGCGCTCGCGGCGGACCGGTTCGCTCACTTGAACAGGCCCTTGAGGAGCTTGCCGGCCTGCTTGCCCGCGTCGCCTGCGACGCCCTCGAGGGCCTTGGCCCCGCCCTTGAGGAGGTCGCCGCCGCCGGCGACGGCCTTCCCGACGCCGCGGCCGACCTCGCCGACGACCTGAGAGAAGACGTCCTTCGCGCTCGCGCCGTTCGACTTGCGGCCGATGTCGCGCAGCTCGATGGCGGGAAGCGGGATGGAGAGCTCCTTGCCCCCCAGCAGGGCCGCGCTGAGGTTCACCTTCCCCTCGCGCACCGCGAAGAGGTCCACGATGACCTTCTTCTCGCTCCTCTTCGCCTGCCGCGACTCCTTCGGAGCGGCAGGCGAAAAGGCCTCGACGTTCTTCTGGATGCGGGCGATGTTGCTGCCGCCGGGCCCCATCTCATAGGTGATCTCGGGCGCCTCGACGACGACCTCGCGCACGACCAGGGTGTCGCTCAAGAGCGAGCGCAGGTCCACGGCGACGCGGACCGCGCCGACCTTCACGGCCGCCTCGGTCTTGTAGCCCTGGGGGTTGCCGACGAAGAGGCCGCGCAGGGAGCCGCGGCCGCTGAAGGGCGAGATGGAGACGGAGGCGAGGCGGACCTCCACGCCCGCGACGCGGGGACCGGCGGCCTCGACGGCGGCCTTCACGACGGCGCCGAGCCGGAGGTAGACGACGCCGGCGGCGACGATGAGCGCGACGAGCACGAGGAGGAGGAGCTTCTTCATGGCTTCAAGAGTATCGCATTGACGGCCCGCGCCGCAAGACGCATAATCGCCGACATGAGCTTTGGATTCCTCGACGGAGCCGTCCTGGCCGCCTACGTCGCCGCCCTCGCCTCCATCGGCTGGTGGGCCGCGCACCGGACCCACAAGACCACCGACGACTACTTCCTCGCCGGCCGCTCCATCCCGTGGCTCGTGACGCTGGCGAGCTTCCTGGCCACCTGCATCAGCGCCCTCACCTTCGTCGGCACGCCGGGCGAGGGCTACCGCGCCGACTACCGCTACCT
The window above is part of the Elusimicrobiota bacterium genome. Proteins encoded here:
- a CDS encoding class I SAM-dependent rRNA methyltransferase, whose translation is MSEPVRRERRPPPVYEGALPWVRLRSAASGAQLFKRMIDDADPKARAGDIVAVFDKSNAPYGVAIYNPKSLIALRLLERGVVAFDPAAYFGERIRRAVAFRRETLGLDASTDAYRLVHDLGDGLPGLVVDRYNDWIVLEFYSLGMFRQAEVLERALLEHYPGAHFVRRASQHTQTMEGFKLPTPEGAKTRVHENGLVFEVTPSGGYKTGFFCDQRENRLAAAAFAKDRRALDVCSYTGGFGLYMARARAAEVTCVELDEEASALARRNANINQLHKLRTVCADAFTYLRQMATNGDRFGLVVLDPYKLIASKEAYGEGRHKYIDLNRLAFSVVEPGGILLTCSCSGMVHWEEFQQFVRTAAGSAGRRVQIFRKSGVGPDHPFAADHPEGEYLKALWCRVF